The window GCAGAATGGTATACTGTGCATAATGACGTAACATGATCGGAGGTTTTTATGCTGCGATTCTTGGTGCTGCTGCGTGCGCTGCGGCGCGACATCGCCGTGCTGCTCTTTGCAATGGTGCGGCGCGATACGCCGCGCGCGGTGAAATATCTCTTTCCTCTGACGCTGCTCTATCTCGTCAGCCCGATTGACATTATTCCCGATACGATTCCACTGTTCGGTGCGGTGGACGATATGGTGATCCTGCCGGCGGCGACGGAGTTGCTCGTGCGTATGCTTCCTCCCGAGGCGCGTGAGGAGGGAGAGCGCAGCGTGGCGCGTTACGGGACGCTTGTACTCGTTGTGGCATCCGTTGTGCTGATTCTCTGGCTCGTGCTCCTTGTCTGGGCACTCTCGAAGGTGTTTGCATGAGGCTCTACATTGCGGAAAAACCCAGTGTCGGGCGTGCGCTCGCCGCGTGTCTGCCGCAGCCGCACCGCAAGGGGCAGGGGTGGATCGAGACGGGCGGCGGCGTGGTGACATGGCTCTTCGGTCACGTTCTCCGGCAGGCGGAGCCGGAGGAATACGATCCGAAGCTGAAACGATGGCGTGCGGAGGACCTGCCGATCCTGCCCGCCGAGTGGCGGCTCGTCGTGAATGAGAGTGCGGCGCAGCAGTTCGCTGTCGTAAAGGGGCTGATCGAGCGTGCCGATGAGATCGTGCACGGCGGCGACCCCGACCGCGAGGGGCAGCTACTCGTGGACGAGGTGCTCGACTTCCTCGGCAACGAAAAGCCCGTGCGGCGCATCCTCATCAACGCATTGGATGATAAAAGTATTCATGATGCGCTCGGCGATCTGCGCGATAATCGGGATTTTTTGCCGCTGAAACGCTCGGCACTGGCGCGGGCGCGTGCGGACTGGCTCATCGGGATGAATCTCTCGCGTGCCTATACGCTTGCGGCACGCCGTGCGGGGCATGACAGGCTCGTGCTGCCCATCGGGCGTGTCAAGACCCCGACGCTTGCGCTTGTTGTACGGCGGGAGCGCGAGATTGAGAACTTTAAGCCCGCGACATATTATTTGCTCGACGCGATGTTTCGTCACGAGAAGTCGGGTGAATCGTTCCGCGCACGGTGGAAGCCGTCGGAGGAGCGCACGCCGCTCGACCCCGAGGGGCGGCTTGTGGATGAAAATGCCGCACGCGCGGCACTTGCGGCATTTGGCGAAGAACCGCAGGACGCAAAGGTGACGCGCTACGAGCGCAAGAAGAAGGAAGAGCCGCCGCCGCTCCCGTTCTCCCTGTCCGCACTTCAGGTGCTTGCGGGCAAGCGGTACGGCTACGAGCCGCAGCAGGTGCTCGACACGGCGCAGAAGCTGTACGAGGAGAAGCTGACGAGCTATCCGCGCTCGGACGCGGAGTATCTGCCCATGAATCAGCACAAGGATGCAGTGAAGATCCTCGGTAATCTCGCCGCACTGGACGGCTCGGAGCTCGGCACGTGGGCGCGGGCGGCGGATGCGAAGAAAAAATCCCGTGCGTGGAACGACACGAAGATCGCGGCGCACCATGCGATCATCCCGACGACCGTCCCCGTGAACCTCGCGCGGCTCAGTGCGGTGGAGCGAAACATCTACGAGCTGATTGCACGCGCCTACATCGCGCAGTTTTACCCGAACTATGTCTACGATCAGACGAAGGTGGATGTTACCTACCACGGCGAGCTGTTTGCTGCGAGCGGACGTACGGAGCGTACGGCGGGGTGGCGTGCGATGTACCGTACGGCGAAAAACGAGGAGGATGCGGAGAAGGAGGACGAGGAGAGTGCTGTCCTGCCGCCGATGAAAAAGGGCGATGCGGCGGACTATGTGTCCGCAGAACTCGGCACGCGCCGGACAAAGCCGCCCACGCGCTTTACGCCCGCGACACTGTTGCAGGGCATGAAGGAGATTCACAAATACGTGAAGGACGAGACGGCGAAGAAGATGCTGCGCGATGTCTCCGGCATCGGCACGGAGGCGACGCGTGCGAGCATCATCGAGGATCTGATTCGGCGCAGATTCCTAAATGCGGCGGGCAAGAAGAAGATTCTCACGCCGACGGATGCGGCGTACCTCCTCATCGACGCGCTCCCCGATACGATGACGTACCCCGATGCGACAGCGGTCTGGGAGGATCGGCTGCACTCGATGGCACAGGGCGATGGCACGCCCGAGGAGTTCCTTGCGGGACAGGCGGCGTTTGCGCGTGATCTCTGTGCAGCGGCGCAGACCGCGGCCATCGCGGGTGGTGGGGGCGTGCCCTGTCCCGCGTGCGGACGTGGCGTGATGCTGAAGCGAAAGGGGAAGCACGGCGACTTTTGGGGCTGCTCGGCGTTCCCGCAGTGCCGCATGACGGCGAACGATGCGGGCGGAAAGCCGGACTTTACAGGGAAGCGGATGCCGCGCAGCGCAGGGGTGGCATCGGGAGCGCGTCCGTCTGCGTCTCCTGCGCCCACATACACCCCGCGCGGCAGTTATACGCCGACGGCGGACGAACAGGCAGAGATGGATGCGCTGTTTTTTGGTGACTGATGTCTATAATTCTGTATGCAGTGCGTGCTCCACGCGAACACCTCGTTACGCAAGCGATCATGTGCTTATTCGCCTAAATACCGGCGCACTTCTTAAACGCGCTGCGCTTGGACGAAAGAAGTACGCCGGGGGCGAAACGCACATTTTACTCGCTT of the Selenomonas dianae genome contains:
- a CDS encoding YkvA family protein, yielding MLRFLVLLRALRRDIAVLLFAMVRRDTPRAVKYLFPLTLLYLVSPIDIIPDTIPLFGAVDDMVILPAATELLVRMLPPEAREEGERSVARYGTLVLVVASVVLILWLVLLVWALSKVFA
- a CDS encoding DNA topoisomerase III, with product MRLYIAEKPSVGRALAACLPQPHRKGQGWIETGGGVVTWLFGHVLRQAEPEEYDPKLKRWRAEDLPILPAEWRLVVNESAAQQFAVVKGLIERADEIVHGGDPDREGQLLVDEVLDFLGNEKPVRRILINALDDKSIHDALGDLRDNRDFLPLKRSALARARADWLIGMNLSRAYTLAARRAGHDRLVLPIGRVKTPTLALVVRREREIENFKPATYYLLDAMFRHEKSGESFRARWKPSEERTPLDPEGRLVDENAARAALAAFGEEPQDAKVTRYERKKKEEPPPLPFSLSALQVLAGKRYGYEPQQVLDTAQKLYEEKLTSYPRSDAEYLPMNQHKDAVKILGNLAALDGSELGTWARAADAKKKSRAWNDTKIAAHHAIIPTTVPVNLARLSAVERNIYELIARAYIAQFYPNYVYDQTKVDVTYHGELFAASGRTERTAGWRAMYRTAKNEEDAEKEDEESAVLPPMKKGDAADYVSAELGTRRTKPPTRFTPATLLQGMKEIHKYVKDETAKKMLRDVSGIGTEATRASIIEDLIRRRFLNAAGKKKILTPTDAAYLLIDALPDTMTYPDATAVWEDRLHSMAQGDGTPEEFLAGQAAFARDLCAAAQTAAIAGGGGVPCPACGRGVMLKRKGKHGDFWGCSAFPQCRMTANDAGGKPDFTGKRMPRSAGVASGARPSASPAPTYTPRGSYTPTADEQAEMDALFFGD